Proteins encoded in a region of the Salminus brasiliensis chromosome 2, fSalBra1.hap2, whole genome shotgun sequence genome:
- the ppt2b gene encoding lysosomal thioesterase PPT2 isoform X1: protein MGQMGLLGLLVCLLASCLLAAVLSHRPVIIVHGLFDSSADFITLRRFINQSHPGTNVSVIDLFDRSASLQPLWKQVEGFKEAIYPIMQNAADGVHLICYSQGGLICRGILSTLPDHNVHSFISLSAPQAGQYGDTDYLKYLFPQFLKSNLYLICYTSVGQRISICNYWNDPHHRDMYVNSSDYLALLNNERPNPNCTEWKQNFLRIKKLVLIGGPDDGVITPWQSSQFGFFDDNETVVEMKNQDVFLRDTFGLKTLYARGDLEMCSVPGVEHVYWHSNETVYKTCIEKWLT from the exons ATGGGGCAGATGGGGCTGCTGGGGCTGCTGGTCTGTCTGCTTGCTTCCTGCCTGCTGGCCGCAGTGCTGTCCCACAGACCGGTCATCATAGTGCACGGACTCTTCGACAGCTCTGCGGACTTCATCACCCTCAGACGCTTCATCAACCAG TCTCATCCAGGGACGAACGTGTCTGTCATAGATCTGTTTGATCGCAGTGCCAGCCTACAGCCATTATGGAAACAGGTGGAAGGCTTCAAGGAGGCCATCTATCCCATTATGCAAAATGCGGCCGATGGAGTCCACCTAATCTGCTACTCCCAAG GAGGCCTGATATGTAGAGGAATCCTGTCTACTCTTCCTGACCACAATGTTCACTCCTTCATCTCCCTTTCTGCGCCTCAGGCTGGACAATATGGAG ACACGGACTACCTGAAGTACCTGTTCCCACAGTTCCTCAAGTCCAACCTATATCTCATCTGCTACACAAGCGTGGGCCAGAGaatatccatctgcaactactGGAATG ATCCCCACCACAGAGACATGTACGTGAACAGCAGCGACTATTTGGCTTTGCTGAACAACGAGAGGCCAAATCCCAACTGCACCG AATGGAAACAGAACTTCCTACGCATCAAAAAGCTTGTTCTGATTGGTGGACCAGACGATGGTGTCATCACTCCATGGCAGTCGAG TCAGTTTGGCTTCTTTGATGACAACGAAACAGTTGTGGAGATGAAGAATCAGGAT gtgtttctgagGGATACGTTCGGGTTGAAGACTCTGTACGCTAGAGGAGATCTGGAGATGTGTTCTGTTCCTGGCGTAGAGCACGTGTACTGGCACTCCAATGAAACGGTATACAAGACCTGCATCGAGAAATGGctgacataa
- the ppt2b gene encoding lysosomal thioesterase PPT2 isoform X2: MGQMGLLGLLVCLLASCLLAAVLSHRPVIIVHGLFDSSADFITLRRFINQSHPGTNVSVIDLFDRSASLQPLWKQVEGFKEAIYPIMQNAADGVHLICYSQGGLICRGILSTLPDHNVHSFISLSAPQAGQYGDTDYLKYLFPQFLKSNLYLICYTSVGQRISICNYWNDPHHRDMYVNSSDYLALLNNERPNPNCTEWKQNFLRIKKLVLIGGPDDGVITPWQSSLASLMTTKQLWR, translated from the exons ATGGGGCAGATGGGGCTGCTGGGGCTGCTGGTCTGTCTGCTTGCTTCCTGCCTGCTGGCCGCAGTGCTGTCCCACAGACCGGTCATCATAGTGCACGGACTCTTCGACAGCTCTGCGGACTTCATCACCCTCAGACGCTTCATCAACCAG TCTCATCCAGGGACGAACGTGTCTGTCATAGATCTGTTTGATCGCAGTGCCAGCCTACAGCCATTATGGAAACAGGTGGAAGGCTTCAAGGAGGCCATCTATCCCATTATGCAAAATGCGGCCGATGGAGTCCACCTAATCTGCTACTCCCAAG GAGGCCTGATATGTAGAGGAATCCTGTCTACTCTTCCTGACCACAATGTTCACTCCTTCATCTCCCTTTCTGCGCCTCAGGCTGGACAATATGGAG ACACGGACTACCTGAAGTACCTGTTCCCACAGTTCCTCAAGTCCAACCTATATCTCATCTGCTACACAAGCGTGGGCCAGAGaatatccatctgcaactactGGAATG ATCCCCACCACAGAGACATGTACGTGAACAGCAGCGACTATTTGGCTTTGCTGAACAACGAGAGGCCAAATCCCAACTGCACCG AATGGAAACAGAACTTCCTACGCATCAAAAAGCTTGTTCTGATTGGTGGACCAGACGATGGTGTCATCACTCCATGGCAGTCGAG TTTGGCTTCTTTGATGACAACGAAACAGTTGTGGAGATGA